From a region of the Candidatus Thermoplasmatota archaeon genome:
- a CDS encoding D-aminoacyl-tRNA deacylase codes for MLTIVESDADVASVGICAALRALRPFRAAGRFQGSPVEAWGSLRIVRIAGLHIFAERLDEELSDAGLAPSVLAFASRHASESGRRSLTVHPIGNFGKAPYGGEPGALPPAAPSVQSFALRRLSAHARGLPYDVTFEATHHGPLVAVPAFFLEVGSHESEWNDARAHEALARTLLDLPDAPEEPAVVGVGGGHYAPRHGDLTRKRRAAVGHVLSDHALAAEPPDASLRAAFAGSGTRSFHVDARSAHAERAARRLLALGFSPVAPDAFPERGSQR; via the coding sequence TTGCTCACGATCGTGGAGTCGGACGCGGACGTCGCTTCGGTGGGCATCTGCGCTGCGCTTCGGGCCCTGCGGCCCTTCCGCGCCGCGGGGCGGTTCCAGGGCTCGCCGGTCGAGGCGTGGGGATCGCTTCGCATCGTTCGCATCGCGGGCTTGCACATCTTCGCCGAGCGGCTCGACGAGGAGCTTTCCGACGCCGGCCTTGCCCCGTCGGTCCTCGCGTTTGCCTCGCGCCACGCCTCCGAGAGCGGCCGGCGAAGCCTCACGGTCCACCCGATCGGCAATTTCGGCAAGGCCCCCTACGGCGGCGAGCCTGGCGCCCTGCCGCCCGCGGCGCCCTCCGTGCAGAGCTTCGCCCTCCGTCGGCTTTCCGCGCACGCCCGCGGCCTCCCCTACGACGTGACCTTCGAGGCGACGCACCACGGCCCGCTCGTCGCGGTGCCCGCGTTCTTTCTGGAGGTCGGAAGCCACGAATCCGAGTGGAACGACGCGCGCGCGCACGAGGCCCTCGCCCGCACGCTCCTTGACCTCCCCGACGCTCCCGAGGAGCCCGCCGTCGTGGGCGTGGGCGGCGGGCACTACGCGCCGCGGCACGGGGATCTCACGCGAAAGCGCCGCGCGGCCGTGGGCCACGTGCTCTCGGATCACGCGCTTGCCGCCGAGCCCCCCGACGCGTCGCTTCGCGCCGCCTTCGCGGGCTCGGGCACCCGCTCTTTTCACGTCGACGCGCGCTCCGCGCACGCCGAGCGCGCCGCGCGACGTCTCCTTGCGCTCGGCTTCTCGCCCGTCGCGCCCGACGCGTTTCCGGAGCGCGGGTCGCAACGTTGA
- a CDS encoding HD domain-containing protein, translated as MDVASFLAQAMRLKRTPRTGWKDVGVPAPESVADHAWGLSLLALVAARETGLDAGKAAQLAIVHDLAEAITGDLRPGDVDAAEKRLRENAAMAELAARLPDASRKHLLALWAEYESLGSPEARLVRELDKVEMAATARMYEDEGFPRDKLARFRESARRAVADPRLQALLLRYE; from the coding sequence ATGGACGTCGCCTCCTTCCTCGCGCAAGCGATGCGGCTCAAGCGGACGCCGCGCACCGGATGGAAGGACGTGGGGGTCCCCGCGCCCGAGAGCGTGGCCGACCACGCGTGGGGCCTTTCGCTCCTTGCGCTCGTGGCCGCCCGCGAGACGGGGCTCGACGCGGGCAAGGCGGCGCAGCTTGCGATCGTGCACGACCTCGCGGAGGCGATCACGGGCGACCTTCGCCCCGGCGACGTCGACGCGGCCGAGAAGCGCCTTCGGGAGAACGCGGCCATGGCGGAGCTTGCGGCCCGGTTGCCCGACGCCTCGCGCAAGCATCTGCTTGCGCTGTGGGCCGAGTACGAATCGCTCGGCTCGCCCGAGGCGCGCCTCGTCCGCGAGCTCGACAAGGTCGAGATGGCCGCCACCGCGCGCATGTACGAGGACGAGGGATTCCCGCGCGACAAGCTCGCGCGCTTCCGCGAAAGCGCGCGGCGCGCCGTGGCCGATCCGCGCCTTCAGGCGCTCCTCTTGCGCTACGAGTGA